One Brassica napus cultivar Da-Ae chromosome C2, Da-Ae, whole genome shotgun sequence DNA window includes the following coding sequences:
- the LOC111203943 gene encoding 3-isopropylmalate dehydrogenase 2, chloroplastic-like: MSTALQIHASGIKLPVSLIPSTTKQISRASKRVGRIRCSATTPNKKYTIAVLPGDGIGTEVTPVAVEALRLAGSLEGIDFEFKEMLVGGAAYEATGVPFPEETLKAFLESDAVYLGAVGITKKMPSSDHLPKHLRPEVGLMRIRRALGVYANLRPITVFPQLLEASSLKRSVTEEVDFMIIRELAGGLYYGKPRGFGINEKGEETGFCTEIYSSSEVDRVARIAFDMAMERRGKVCSVDKATVLESSRLWRKRVTIMSEEYPEVDLSHMLVDTSGMELIRYPKQFDVLLTTNVFGDILSDVAAMITGGIGMLPSACIGGPGPQLFEPVHGSAPDIEGEDVANPLAAVLTAVMLLRYGLKEEAVAKRIENAIFDTLNEGFRTRDIPTPGAKIVGCKKMGEEILKSLYVRVPPYQLN; encoded by the exons ATGTCGACAGCACTTCAGATCCACGCAAGCGGAATCAAATTACCGGTCTCACTTATTCCTAGTACTACCAAACAAATCTCTAGGGCTAGTAAACGTGTTGGTAGGATCAGATGCTCCGCCACCACACCAAATAAAAAGTACACCATTGCCGTCCTCCCCGGTGATGGCATCGGCACTGAAGTCACTCCAGTTGCCGTCGAAGCTCTCCGCCTCGCTGGCTCTCTCGAAG GAATTGATTTCGAGTTTAAGGAGATGTTGGTCGGTGGTGCCGCTTACGAGGCCACCGGAGTTCCGTTCCCGGAAGAAACCCTAAAAGCGTTTCTTGAGTCCGACGCTGTTTACCTAGGAGCAGTTGGTATCACCAAAAAGAT GCCGTCGTCGGATCATCTACCGAAACATCTAAGGCCTGAAGTTGGCCTGATGCGTATCCGAAGAGCTCTCGGAGTATATGCTAATCTCAGACCCATCACCGTCTTTCCTCAG TTATTGGAAGCTTCCTCTTTGAAGAGGAGTGTGACGGAAGAGGTTGACTTTATGATCATAAGAGAGCTCGCTGGAG GTTTGTATTATGGAAAGCCAAGAGGCTTTGGAATCAACGAAAAGGGCGAGGAGACCGGTTTCTGCACCGAGATTTATTCCAGTAGCGAG GTTGATCGTGTCGCTCGAATTGCATTTGACATGGCAATGGAACGACGTGGCAAAGTCTGCTCAGTCGACAAAGCTACCGTCTTAGAA TCGTCGAGGTTGTGGAGGAAACGAGTGACGATTATGTCGGAAGAGTATCCAGAAGTTGATCTGTCGCATATGCTAGTGGACACATCTGGCATGGAGCTGATTCGGTACCCCAAACAA TTCGACGTACTCTTGACAACGAATGTCTTTGGAGATATCTTGTCGGATGTTGCAGCTATGATCACCGGCGGCATTGGAATGCTTCCCTCCGCCTGCATCGGAGGCCcg GGACCGCAACTCTTCGAACCTGTTCACGGTTCAGCTCCTGACATCGAGGGAGAG GACGTAGCAAATCCACTGGCTGCGGTTCTCACGGCCGTGATGCTTCTGAGGTATGGTTTGAAGGAAGAAGCGGTCGCAAAACGCATagaaaatgctatttttgaTACCTTAAACGAAGGTTTCAGAACGCGTGATATTCCCACTCCCGGAGCC AAAATTGTGGGATGCAAGAAGATGGGTGAAGAAATATTGAAGTCACTTTACGTCAGAGTTCCGCCGTATCAATTGAACTAG